The following are from one region of the Candidatus Bathyarchaeota archaeon genome:
- a CDS encoding 4Fe-4S binding protein: MKVALRIKTENVTDPIISTVILEKKARINILSAQINEKGGKVLLEVPDEKTEEIVKAFRDFGVDVEVGKIIEILKDKCMECGHCITLCPVDAIFFEKDYAIGLDENKCIQCRACLDCCPTRAIKLYG; the protein is encoded by the coding sequence ATGAAGGTTGCTTTAAGAATTAAAACAGAAAATGTAACCGATCCTATAATATCCACTGTGATTCTGGAAAAGAAAGCGAGAATAAACATTCTAAGCGCTCAAATTAATGAAAAAGGCGGAAAAGTGTTATTAGAAGTACCTGATGAAAAAACAGAAGAAATCGTGAAAGCATTCAGAGATTTCGGCGTTGATGTAGAAGTAGGAAAGATCATCGAAATACTCAAGGATAAATGTATGGAGTGCGGACATTGCATAACACTGTGTCCAGTTGATGCGATCTTTTTCGAAAAAGATTACGCAATTGGTTTAGATGAGAATAAATGCATTCAATGTAGGGCATGTTTAGACTGTTGCCCAACCAGAGCTATCAAACTTTATGGTTGA
- a CDS encoding CBS domain-containing protein, which translates to MSVKIGNLIGIPIVLHYTWFLALIFISWTLSIGYLPSQYPNLSTKAYWILGIISTLLLLISVLLHELSHSYVAKKLNLSTARIVLFIFGGVSQITEEPKDPSVEFKVSIVGPVTSYILALIFGILWYGLKQLNYSQFVLAPFHYGMLINALLGSFNLLPAFPLDGGRILRAGLWKRTNDLVKATNIASKIGVAFAYLLMFIGFIYVVFGGYIGGIWLIFIGWFVKNGSESSMKQTIVGEALAGFNVSDIMTKKVHTISENTTANEIIENFFKHKHGGFPVVENDELTGCVTIQDVKKVPKEKWTATKASYIMTKKKDLILTTPNEPIIDAMTKMSKHNIGRLPVVHKGELIGIISRSDIMHIIKAKTEFK; encoded by the coding sequence TTGTCAGTAAAGATTGGGAATCTTATAGGAATCCCTATAGTCCTACATTATACTTGGTTTTTAGCTCTGATTTTCATATCCTGGACACTATCAATTGGATATCTTCCATCTCAATATCCCAATCTTTCAACAAAAGCCTATTGGATACTAGGAATAATATCTACTCTCTTACTTCTCATCTCTGTATTACTACATGAGCTCTCCCATTCTTATGTCGCAAAAAAACTTAATTTAAGCACAGCAAGAATTGTACTTTTTATCTTCGGAGGAGTTTCGCAAATAACTGAAGAACCAAAAGATCCTTCAGTTGAGTTTAAAGTATCGATTGTAGGTCCAGTAACCAGTTATATACTCGCATTAATATTCGGAATTCTTTGGTACGGTCTGAAACAATTGAATTATAGCCAATTTGTTTTGGCACCTTTTCATTATGGTATGTTGATAAATGCTCTACTTGGTTCTTTCAACCTTTTGCCAGCTTTCCCACTAGACGGCGGTAGAATACTTAGGGCGGGTTTATGGAAAAGGACAAATGATCTTGTCAAAGCTACAAATATAGCAAGTAAGATAGGTGTCGCGTTTGCTTATTTGCTTATGTTCATTGGTTTTATTTATGTTGTTTTTGGAGGATATATAGGCGGCATATGGTTGATTTTTATCGGATGGTTTGTAAAAAACGGCTCTGAAAGTAGTATGAAGCAAACAATAGTTGGAGAAGCATTAGCAGGATTTAATGTTAGTGATATAATGACGAAGAAAGTTCACACAATATCTGAGAACACTACGGCAAATGAAATCATTGAGAATTTCTTCAAGCATAAGCATGGTGGTTTTCCAGTAGTTGAAAACGATGAACTCACCGGCTGTGTAACAATTCAAGATGTTAAAAAAGTTCCGAAAGAAAAGTGGACTGCAACTAAAGCCAGTTATATAATGACTAAAAAGAAAGATCTAATTTTAACTACGCCTAATGAGCCTATTATTGATGCTATGACAAAAATGTCAAAACATAATATTGGAAGACTTCCTGTGGTTCATAAAGGAGAACTAATCGGCATCATATCCAGAAGCGATATCATGCATATTATTAAAGCAAAAACAGAATTTAAATAA
- a CDS encoding CBS domain-containing protein, with amino-acid sequence MENIRTIEEINDKIKKGDAVVVTAEEMVDIVKEKGSKVAAKEIDVVTTGTFGAMCSSGAFFNFGHSDPPIKMEKLTLNGIEAYHGNAAVDCYLGVTKMHPERRFEYGGGHVIEELISGKEIELEATAYGTDCYPRKFLRTILTLDDLNQAILCNPRNAYQRYATATNSRDEIIYTYMGKLLPNYGNATYSGAGSLSPLSNDPDYETIGIGNRIFLGGGIGYITNEGTQHDPKNKLGTIMVHGDLKQMKPEFLKGASFTGYGTSIYVGLGIPIPILNEGLAKKTGISDEEIKSNVLDYAVGRRNRPVLKETNYAELKSGKVLLDDKEIPVTPLSSIKESVEISNILKKWIEKGTFFLTAPVERLSRDRIFKPLKVVSEIPLAKEIMNVAVTCKLSDDIDTVAKRIIDENVNHVAVVDEDYRLLGISTSFDITKAVATGKTKLSDIMTKNVITTKPEDSVNICAKKLEEHNISALPVVDRDNKIIGIVTSEKISSLLGKE; translated from the coding sequence GAAGAGATGGTCGATATTGTCAAAGAGAAAGGATCTAAGGTTGCTGCAAAAGAGATAGATGTCGTTACTACAGGTACTTTTGGAGCAATGTGTAGCTCAGGAGCTTTTTTCAACTTTGGCCACTCTGATCCGCCAATAAAAATGGAAAAACTGACTTTGAACGGTATAGAAGCCTATCATGGCAATGCTGCAGTTGATTGTTATTTAGGTGTGACGAAGATGCATCCAGAGAGAAGATTTGAGTATGGCGGCGGTCATGTTATCGAAGAACTCATTTCAGGTAAAGAGATAGAACTTGAAGCTACAGCATATGGAACTGATTGTTATCCAAGAAAATTTCTTAGAACAATATTAACATTAGATGATTTAAATCAAGCAATATTATGTAATCCAAGAAATGCCTATCAAAGGTATGCTACCGCTACTAACAGCAGGGATGAAATAATCTATACATACATGGGAAAACTGTTGCCGAATTACGGAAATGCTACATATTCTGGCGCAGGATCTCTAAGTCCTCTATCTAACGATCCAGACTATGAGACTATAGGTATAGGGAATAGGATATTTCTGGGCGGAGGAATAGGATATATTACAAATGAAGGAACGCAACACGATCCAAAGAATAAACTAGGCACGATCATGGTTCATGGTGATCTTAAACAAATGAAACCAGAGTTTCTCAAAGGAGCTAGTTTCACAGGATACGGAACCTCGATTTACGTTGGTTTGGGTATTCCAATACCTATATTGAACGAAGGTTTAGCAAAAAAGACTGGGATAAGCGACGAAGAAATAAAATCCAATGTGCTAGATTATGCAGTTGGCAGAAGAAACAGGCCCGTATTAAAGGAAACTAATTATGCTGAGTTAAAATCTGGGAAAGTATTATTGGATGATAAAGAAATACCAGTAACACCGCTCTCTAGTATAAAAGAATCTGTTGAAATATCCAACATTCTCAAGAAATGGATAGAAAAAGGAACTTTCTTCTTAACAGCACCAGTGGAAAGACTTTCCAGGGATAGAATATTCAAACCTTTGAAGGTCGTAAGTGAGATTCCTCTAGCAAAAGAGATAATGAATGTGGCAGTAACATGCAAACTCAGCGATGATATTGACACAGTAGCTAAGAGGATAATTGATGAAAATGTAAATCATGTGGCTGTTGTAGATGAGGATTATAGGTTGCTGGGAATATCAACATCCTTTGATATAACCAAAGCAGTAGCGACTGGCAAAACAAAACTTTCTGATATCATGACTAAAAATGTAATTACAACAAAACCAGAAGATTCAGTTAATATCTGTGCTAAAAAGCTTGAGGAACATAATATTTCGGCTCTACCAGTTGTAGATAGGGATAATAAAATCATTGGAATAGTAACAAGCGAGAAAATTAGCAGCTTATTGGGTAAGGAGTGA
- a CDS encoding M67 family metallopeptidase yields the protein KEGTTLTVKEVHKTKNILESSDNYQIDPKKQLEIFLDADKRKLEVIGFYHSHPFYDADYSSTDLSSANYPDHLYLIYSKRDNEFKCFLWNGKGFDSENIEKID from the coding sequence TTAAAGAGGGAACTACATTAACAGTTAAAGAAGTACATAAGACTAAAAATATTCTAGAGTCTTCAGATAATTATCAAATTGACCCAAAGAAGCAATTAGAAATTTTTTTAGATGCTGATAAGAGAAAGTTGGAAGTTATTGGTTTTTACCATAGCCATCCGTTTTATGATGCAGACTATTCTTCAACTGATCTTTCTTCTGCTAATTATCCCGACCATCTATACCTCATATATTCAAAAAGAGATAATGAATTCAAGTGCTTTCTCTGGAACGGAAAAGGATTCGATTCTGAAAATATTGAGAAAATTGATTGA
- a CDS encoding endonuclease NucS, giving the protein MYKLVLYFDGNAEYSSKVDYIINALKEIKKKWKIDYEVINSVDLSEDKCQKLKSEIRSIPPQVRGRIVSSGNHILPLSRQKNLNLTNTRILLFYRYDLPINVFPHLLGITYNTIEDLLIKILKYGPRDYADAKGLLENPIQKILSEFPSILEPNMQFVDLNVLLENGEIDILCKDEKENFVVIEIETIAKDIAFSQVCRLATEFSKANDIDMDKIRMAIVCIDFSQNIIKSCKAAGVELYKLKIERIGD; this is encoded by the coding sequence ATGTATAAATTAGTTCTATATTTTGATGGTAATGCTGAATATTCCTCAAAAGTTGATTATATTATCAATGCCTTAAAGGAAATAAAAAAGAAATGGAAAATAGATTATGAGGTGATAAATTCAGTAGATTTAAGTGAGGATAAGTGTCAAAAGCTAAAATCTGAGATAAGATCTATTCCTCCTCAAGTCAGAGGAAGAATAGTGAGTTCAGGGAATCACATTCTCCCTCTATCCAGGCAAAAAAACCTGAATCTCACCAACACAAGAATTCTATTATTTTATCGATATGATTTGCCCATTAATGTGTTTCCACATTTATTAGGAATAACCTATAATACGATCGAAGACCTTCTCATTAAGATACTAAAATACGGTCCAAGAGATTATGCGGATGCAAAAGGCTTACTAGAAAATCCTATACAAAAAATTCTCTCCGAATTTCCAAGTATATTAGAGCCTAACATGCAATTTGTTGACTTGAATGTATTATTGGAAAATGGAGAAATTGACATTCTATGCAAAGATGAAAAAGAAAATTTCGTAGTGATTGAAATTGAAACAATCGCAAAAGATATAGCTTTTTCACAAGTTTGCCGTTTGGCTACAGAATTTTCCAAAGCGAATGATATTGATATGGATAAAATTAGGATGGCGATAGTATGTATTGATTTTTCGCAAAATATCATAAAATCGTGCAAAGCCGCAGGTGTAGAGCTTTATAAATTAAAGATTGAAAGAATTGGTGATTAA
- a CDS encoding UPF0280 family protein — protein sequence MPKELIKFRVKIADADVFIKTDSNKAASNALESILRNRLKVEKYALKNPIFLKALGPIQITSDSPEVIKRMAYAAESANVGPMAAVAGAISDLAVEKMIEDGAKIAIVENGGEISAISKREFNIAINTGSPSFSEGFGLKIPPEDTPIGIGTSSATVGPSFSLGDADAATVVADNAALGDAVSTSLCNEVKTKDLKTSIKNGLELAKRIEGVRGSIIIKDNVVGLAGKLPQMISIE from the coding sequence TTGCCAAAAGAATTGATTAAATTTCGAGTAAAGATAGCTGATGCAGATGTATTTATTAAAACTGATTCAAACAAAGCTGCTTCAAATGCTTTAGAATCTATACTAAGAAATAGACTAAAAGTCGAGAAATATGCTCTAAAAAATCCAATTTTTTTAAAAGCGTTAGGTCCGATTCAAATAACTTCAGATTCGCCTGAAGTAATCAAGCGTATGGCTTATGCAGCTGAATCTGCTAATGTTGGACCAATGGCAGCTGTAGCTGGAGCAATCTCTGATTTAGCAGTAGAAAAGATGATTGAAGATGGTGCTAAAATAGCAATTGTCGAGAATGGTGGAGAAATTTCAGCAATTTCAAAAAGAGAATTTAACATTGCGATAAATACAGGTTCCCCATCTTTTTCAGAAGGTTTTGGCTTGAAAATACCTCCAGAGGATACGCCAATAGGTATTGGAACCAGTTCAGCTACAGTAGGTCCTAGCTTTAGTTTAGGTGACGCGGATGCTGCTACAGTAGTAGCAGATAATGCAGCTCTAGGGGATGCGGTTTCAACCTCTCTGTGCAATGAAGTTAAGACAAAAGATCTAAAAACATCAATAAAAAATGGACTAGAATTAGCAAAAAGAATTGAAGGTGTAAGGGGAAGTATAATAATTAAGGATAATGTTGTTGGATTAGCGGGAAAATTACCTCAAATGATATCTATAGAGTGA